One Anaeromusa acidaminophila DSM 3853 DNA segment encodes these proteins:
- the rimI gene encoding ribosomal protein S18-alanine N-acetyltransferase, translated as MIVFRKLQHSDLDVVDVINQASFSAPWGKGTMIMELNNPVTCYLAMELDGVVIAYAGAWVILDEAHVTNVAVAPEFRRRGYGAQLVAALKKCCYERGARRMTLEVRRSNVAALRVYETQGFYQDGVRKGYYSDNGEDALILWNELERGREDEGTT; from the coding sequence ATGATCGTTTTTCGCAAATTGCAGCACAGCGATCTGGATGTTGTGGATGTGATTAATCAGGCTTCTTTTTCCGCTCCTTGGGGCAAGGGAACTATGATCATGGAACTCAACAATCCGGTAACTTGTTATTTGGCCATGGAGCTAGATGGCGTTGTTATTGCGTATGCCGGCGCCTGGGTGATTTTGGACGAAGCTCATGTAACAAATGTGGCCGTAGCACCTGAGTTTCGTCGTCGCGGTTATGGAGCTCAATTGGTAGCGGCCTTGAAAAAATGCTGCTACGAGCGAGGCGCCAGGCGCATGACGCTGGAAGTGCGCCGCAGTAATGTGGCTGCGTTGCGGGTTTATGAGACGCAGGGGTTTTATCAGGACGGCGTGCGCAAGGGCTATTATAGCGATAATGGAGAAGATGCGCTTATTCTTTGGAATGAGCTGGAACGGGGAAGAGAAGATGAAGGAACAACATGA
- the thiL gene encoding thiamine-phosphate kinase translates to MKICEVGEFGLIRLLQEAEQTPGVIVGIGDDAAVVQPTPDHVTLLTTDMLVEGVHFILTTTDAWSLGWKAMAANLSDIAAMGGSPRHALISLALPQDCQVEFVQQLYQGMRALAKEYNVGIIGGDTVSSLQGLVLNVVVTGEALPQKVCYRSGAQCGDVVVLTGTVGDSAAGLCLLGQQEAPEEPWVKTLHERHLRPRPQVAWGKMLGEAGVNSLNDISDGLASEANEIAEASGVSIELRAADVPLSTEVLHAALQARINPLEWALYGGEDYQLLGTMSPDTLAQLQREAPELPLAVIGTVNRGQGVYLRQNDGQRTLLQPRGYNHFRQEDM, encoded by the coding sequence ATGAAAATATGCGAAGTAGGCGAATTTGGCCTGATTCGTTTACTCCAGGAGGCCGAGCAGACGCCTGGAGTAATTGTCGGTATTGGCGATGACGCCGCTGTAGTACAACCGACTCCAGATCATGTGACGCTGCTGACCACGGATATGCTGGTGGAAGGCGTGCATTTTATTTTGACTACCACCGATGCCTGGAGTCTTGGCTGGAAGGCGATGGCGGCCAATCTTAGCGATATTGCCGCAATGGGAGGTAGTCCGCGTCATGCGTTGATTTCTTTGGCGCTGCCGCAGGATTGCCAGGTGGAATTTGTACAACAGCTTTACCAAGGCATGAGGGCGCTGGCTAAAGAATATAACGTGGGCATTATTGGCGGGGATACGGTTTCCTCTTTGCAAGGCTTGGTCTTGAATGTGGTTGTTACCGGCGAGGCGCTGCCTCAGAAGGTCTGTTACCGCAGCGGCGCTCAGTGCGGCGACGTAGTGGTCCTGACCGGCACGGTGGGAGATTCGGCCGCTGGTTTGTGCCTGCTGGGCCAACAGGAAGCCCCAGAAGAGCCTTGGGTAAAAACTTTGCATGAGAGGCATTTGCGCCCCAGACCCCAGGTTGCCTGGGGGAAAATGCTGGGGGAAGCCGGTGTAAACAGTCTCAATGACATTAGCGACGGCTTGGCCAGTGAGGCTAATGAAATCGCCGAGGCCAGCGGAGTTTCGATAGAGCTAAGGGCGGCTGATGTGCCGCTGTCAACAGAGGTGCTGCATGCTGCGCTTCAAGCCCGGATCAATCCCTTGGAGTGGGCTCTTTACGGCGGCGAAGATTATCAGCTTCTTGGCACGATGTCGCCGGATACGCTGGCGCAGTTGCAGCGTGAGGCGCCTGAGCTGCCGTTGGCGGTGATTGGCACAGTCAACCGGGGGCAAGGGGTTTATCTGCGTCAGAACGACGGGCAGAGGACGCTGCTGCAGCCACGTGGCTATAATCATTTCCGACAGGAGGACATGTAA
- the tsaB gene encoding tRNA (adenosine(37)-N6)-threonylcarbamoyltransferase complex dimerization subunit type 1 TsaB, whose protein sequence is MPVLALETATLVSGVALATESALLAEWKLETAKTHSELLLPHIEMLLQAAQVEKQQLQAVAVSLGPGSFTGLRIGLATAKALAYALRIPLIGVPTLEALAYNCPVPGLLLSPFLDAQKGNVYQGRYRIENGMVVEAQPPRVVAFRTALEELAAAGEPAMALGEGAAWLQQEEYKGWQEFLAPTPLSVAMPRAASVAALAWQRLQQGDSDEAMTLEPMYIRRSEAEVLWEKRHGREAGGV, encoded by the coding sequence ATGCCGGTATTGGCTCTTGAGACGGCTACTTTGGTTTCCGGCGTAGCTTTAGCGACTGAGTCGGCTCTTTTGGCGGAGTGGAAGCTGGAAACGGCAAAAACACATTCGGAGCTGCTGCTGCCGCATATTGAAATGCTGCTGCAGGCGGCGCAAGTAGAAAAACAACAGCTGCAAGCGGTGGCAGTCAGTCTTGGGCCCGGGTCGTTTACAGGACTGCGCATTGGATTAGCAACGGCGAAAGCGTTGGCGTACGCTCTGCGCATCCCCCTGATCGGCGTACCGACCTTGGAAGCGCTGGCCTATAACTGTCCCGTGCCAGGACTGTTGTTATCCCCATTTTTGGATGCGCAGAAAGGCAATGTGTACCAAGGGCGTTATCGCATAGAAAATGGGATGGTTGTGGAAGCGCAGCCGCCGCGGGTGGTAGCCTTCCGGACAGCCCTGGAAGAATTGGCTGCTGCTGGTGAACCGGCTATGGCCTTGGGAGAAGGAGCAGCCTGGCTGCAGCAGGAGGAATATAAAGGCTGGCAAGAGTTTCTTGCGCCTACGCCCTTGTCGGTAGCCATGCCGCGCGCCGCCAGTGTAGCCGCTTTGGCTTGGCAGCGTTTGCAGCAAGGAGACAGTGATGAAGCGATGACCTTGGAACCCATGTATATTCGTCGCTCCGAAGCCGAGGTGCTTTGGGAAAAACGACATGGCCGGGAGGCTGGCGGCGTATGA
- a CDS encoding sensor histidine kinase, giving the protein MGMVGDLCKKLTELAIEDIAYLERMGALLPVAADLAHAQLTLYVRAAERQVVVVVAQARPHTTFVRYKPHLLGTVVPCLEEPLVEYSLKYGQSILGQREWALGMLGQMQTLPVCNAQGEVIAVLSCESSMEEAGAAGHELLLETAQWLLLAAVPAVPAACFKTLTASDGIILVDPKGQILFANAAAAHMYRVLGAAQLPGRHIYERGLELQFVEKAHAAQQPAEAECEAGGMVLVMRALPILHKGKVQRLVVLVSDVTELRKKEKELLIKSAVIQEIHHRVKNNLQTIASLLRLQARRSTSPEVQAALRESVNRILSISVVHEFLSQQDAEIIDVAEVARNILETVSQNMLEPEFDLNTELDGNTVILPSEQASSLALVINELIQNSLEHAFVGRKKGTIGISISSTEDMYEVVIYDDGVGLPETFAIQDLQSLGLQISRTLVESDLGGRFSLEGCQGTRARITIPKSIEGGR; this is encoded by the coding sequence ATGGGAATGGTTGGCGATTTATGCAAAAAGCTGACTGAATTGGCAATAGAAGACATTGCGTACCTGGAGCGCATGGGCGCGTTGCTGCCGGTAGCGGCAGACTTGGCTCATGCACAGCTGACGCTTTATGTGCGCGCGGCAGAACGCCAGGTTGTGGTGGTTGTGGCCCAGGCCAGGCCCCATACTACCTTTGTGCGGTATAAGCCGCATTTGCTGGGAACTGTAGTTCCTTGTCTGGAGGAGCCGCTTGTTGAGTATTCTTTAAAGTATGGGCAAAGTATCTTAGGACAGCGGGAATGGGCTCTGGGCATGCTGGGGCAGATGCAGACGCTGCCTGTTTGCAATGCCCAAGGCGAGGTTATTGCTGTTTTAAGCTGTGAGTCCAGCATGGAAGAAGCAGGCGCGGCAGGGCATGAGCTGCTTTTGGAAACGGCGCAGTGGCTGCTTTTGGCGGCGGTTCCTGCGGTGCCGGCAGCTTGTTTTAAGACCCTCACGGCCAGCGACGGCATTATTCTTGTGGATCCTAAAGGGCAAATCTTGTTTGCTAACGCGGCAGCCGCCCACATGTATCGTGTGTTGGGGGCGGCGCAACTGCCTGGACGGCATATTTACGAACGGGGCTTAGAGCTGCAGTTTGTAGAAAAGGCCCATGCGGCGCAGCAACCAGCAGAAGCCGAGTGTGAAGCAGGCGGCATGGTGCTGGTCATGCGGGCCTTGCCTATTTTGCACAAGGGCAAGGTGCAGCGTTTAGTCGTGTTGGTGTCGGATGTGACGGAGTTACGCAAAAAAGAAAAAGAGCTGCTCATTAAGTCGGCGGTCATTCAGGAAATTCATCACCGTGTGAAGAACAATCTGCAGACGATCGCCAGTCTCTTGAGGCTGCAGGCGCGGCGCAGCACCTCGCCGGAGGTGCAGGCGGCGCTGCGGGAAAGCGTGAACCGCATCCTCAGTATTTCCGTTGTGCACGAATTTTTATCCCAGCAAGACGCGGAAATCATTGATGTCGCAGAAGTGGCCCGAAATATATTGGAGACAGTCAGCCAAAATATGCTGGAGCCTGAATTTGATTTGAATACGGAGCTGGATGGCAATACGGTCATTTTACCGTCTGAGCAGGCCAGCAGTTTGGCTTTGGTGATTAACGAACTCATTCAAAATTCCTTGGAGCATGCGTTTGTAGGTAGAAAAAAAGGCACCATCGGCATTTCCATCAGCAGCACAGAGGACATGTATGAAGTGGTGATTTACGATGACGGTGTCGGCTTGCCCGAAACCTTTGCCATACAGGACTTGCAAAGCCTGGGTCTGCAAATTTCAAGAACCCTTGTGGAATCGGATCTAGGAGGCCGCTTTTCGTTGGAAGGCTGCCAAGGAACCAGGGCGCGCATTACCATTCCCAAATCGATTGAAGGAGGACGCTAG
- the tsaE gene encoding tRNA (adenosine(37)-N6)-threonylcarbamoyltransferase complex ATPase subunit type 1 TsaE encodes MSWKWKTVSPEETWKLAQRLGSLLQGHEVLCLSGDLGAGKTLFSQGLTHGLGVSEDVTSPTFTLMNVYQSSKGEMYHFDLYRLEEASQLWDIDFYSYVEGRGIALIEWPDAFWEEMPAEHLRIYLRYGIAQDEREIELEPHGEAYQRLCEELKANAGIGS; translated from the coding sequence ATGTCGTGGAAATGGAAGACGGTGTCGCCGGAGGAAACTTGGAAGCTGGCGCAGCGGTTGGGAAGCTTATTGCAGGGGCATGAAGTGCTCTGCCTTTCCGGCGATTTGGGGGCGGGGAAAACACTTTTTTCGCAAGGCTTGACTCATGGCTTGGGCGTGTCTGAGGATGTAACAAGCCCGACGTTTACACTGATGAATGTATACCAAAGCAGCAAAGGTGAAATGTATCATTTTGATTTGTATCGCTTAGAAGAGGCTTCACAGCTTTGGGACATTGATTTTTACAGCTATGTAGAAGGGCGCGGCATCGCGCTGATTGAGTGGCCCGATGCTTTTTGGGAGGAAATGCCTGCGGAACATTTGCGCATTTATTTGCGTTATGGAATCGCGCAGGACGAACGGGAGATTGAATTGGAGCCCCATGGCGAGGCATATCAAAGATTGTGTGAGGAGTTGAAAGCAAATGCCGGTATTGGCTCTTGA
- the tsaD gene encoding tRNA (adenosine(37)-N6)-threonylcarbamoyltransferase complex transferase subunit TsaD translates to MKEQHERLTLALETSCDETSAAVIRGGREILSNVISSQILLHRKYGGVVPEIASRKHIEHVLPVVDEALKEAGVTLQDIDVLGVTYGPGLVGALLVGVATAKALSFAMDKPLVGVHHLEGHIFANFLAHPKLEPPFAALVVSGGHTSLIHVRSYSELILLGQTRDDAAGEAFDKVARVMGLPYPGGPHIDELARKGRADAIAFPRALSGNQQLEFSFSGLKSAVLNYLNSVKQKGESYVPADVAASFQQAVVDILGEKTLLAMQNLNLDKLVLAGGVAANSGLREHLQNLCQQHGWELLYPPPVLCTDNAAMIACRAHYQYAGGGPLADLHLNAVPSLPLGTKE, encoded by the coding sequence ATGAAGGAACAACATGAAAGGCTGACGCTGGCGTTAGAAACCAGCTGTGATGAAACCTCCGCCGCCGTTATTCGTGGCGGTCGGGAAATTTTGTCGAATGTAATTTCCAGCCAGATACTTTTGCATCGAAAATATGGCGGTGTTGTGCCGGAGATTGCTTCACGTAAACATATTGAGCATGTTCTGCCGGTGGTGGATGAAGCGCTCAAGGAAGCTGGCGTAACATTGCAGGATATAGATGTTTTGGGCGTGACCTATGGACCGGGGTTGGTCGGTGCCTTGCTGGTCGGTGTGGCCACGGCTAAAGCGTTGTCTTTTGCCATGGACAAACCCCTAGTAGGTGTGCATCATTTGGAAGGACATATTTTTGCTAACTTTTTGGCTCATCCGAAATTAGAGCCTCCCTTTGCGGCGCTGGTGGTATCGGGCGGTCATACGTCACTGATTCATGTGCGCAGCTACAGCGAGCTTATTTTGTTGGGGCAAACCCGCGATGACGCAGCTGGCGAGGCCTTTGACAAGGTGGCCCGGGTGATGGGGCTGCCGTATCCGGGCGGCCCGCATATTGATGAACTGGCCCGCAAAGGACGAGCGGACGCGATTGCCTTTCCCAGGGCGCTGTCTGGCAATCAGCAGTTGGAATTTAGTTTCAGCGGTTTGAAGTCGGCGGTGCTTAACTATTTGAACAGTGTGAAACAAAAAGGAGAATCCTACGTGCCAGCCGATGTGGCCGCCAGCTTTCAGCAGGCGGTAGTGGATATTCTGGGTGAAAAAACCTTATTGGCTATGCAGAACTTGAACCTGGACAAACTCGTTTTGGCGGGCGGGGTAGCGGCTAATTCAGGCCTGCGAGAGCATTTGCAGAACTTGTGTCAACAGCATGGCTGGGAACTGTTGTATCCGCCGCCGGTGCTTTGTACCGATAACGCGGCAATGATCGCCTGTAGAGCTCATTATCAGTATGCCGGCGGCGGGCCGCTGGCTGATTTGCACCTTAATGCGGTGCCCTCGTTGCCGCTGGGAACGAAAGAATAA